The genomic interval CGACCCGGGAGTGCTCGTCACGATCGCGGCAGCGTGCCGCAATGCCGAGCGACTGCGTTTCTCGTACGAGGCTCATTCCGGCTCGACGAGCAGTCGCGACGTGGAGCCGTATCGACTCGTCACGAGGGACGGGCGCTGGTACCTCTTCGGATGGGATCGCGAGCGAGCGGGGTGGCGGACGTTCCGGGTCGACCGCATTCAACTGCGACTTCCCGTGGGGCCGCGCTTCTCTCCGCGTGCGACGCCGCCCGACGATGCCATCGCGGCCCACGTCGCGCGGGGGGTCGATCGCGGCACGTGGCGGTTCCGCGCGCGAGTCGTGGTGCATGCTTCGGCAGCGTATGTCAGGCAGCGGATCCTCATCCCGATCGAGATCACCGAGCGCGGGCCGGACCGCAGCGAACTCGTGCTGGGATCCGACGACCCCGGCATGCTCGCACTGCACCTGAGCATGCTCGACGCCGAGTTCGACGTGATCGACGCGCCAGCGCTCGTCGCCGCGCTGCGCGCGCTCGCGGCCCGGCTCGACCGCGCGGCGGGAGCATTCGTCGAGCCGGAGCCGGCAGCGACCATGCCGGTCCGCTCCGAGCGCTGACTGTCCCTGGCTTGCGGAGTGCTCAGCCGGACACCGACGATGGGGTCATGGGGGATTCGAGCGAGGCGGCGGTGCAGCCGCGTGGGCGACGCGCCGCGTGGATCTCCCTCGCGCTCGTGCTGGTGCTCGTCGTCGCGGGGCTCATCACCTGGGCATTGCGTCCGGCCGCGCCTGCGGCATCCGCTCCCACAGTGACGGCGACCCCCGTGCCCACCCCCACGCCGACACCGACCCCCACGCCGACCCCGACCGGGTATCCGGCGAACACCGCGTCGTACGACGCGGCGACGCTCCCGCAGGTGAATGTGTTCGCGGTGATCCCCGAGCTGCCCGTCGACGACGATGCCTACGGTGACTTCACGGGCGAGCACGCGGTGGCGCGGGGCATCGGAGCACCGGTGTTCGCCGATCCCACCACCCAGCCGGTCGCGTATCTGCCGAGTGAGTTCCCCTACGACGGCACGACGGTTCCGGTCGTGCAGAAGGAAGAGAACTGGGTCAAGGTGCTGCTCGTCGGGCGCCAGGCGACGCCGTCGCACGGAAACTCCGCACAGGTGACCGGGTGGCTTCGGACGCAGGATGTCGAGCTGGCTCCTGACGACACCGTCGTCGAAGTGAGCATCTCGGCGCGAACGGTCGACATCGTGCGGGCCGGCGTCACCGAGCGGGTGGCGACGGATTTCGCATGGGGCACCCCCGACACCCCGACCCCCGTCGGTCGCGCTTTCATCATGACGACGGCGGTCGTCCCGGAGTTCTGGTACACCCGCGGTCAC from Microbacterium pumilum carries:
- a CDS encoding L,D-transpeptidase — its product is MGDSSEAAVQPRGRRAAWISLALVLVLVVAGLITWALRPAAPAASAPTVTATPVPTPTPTPTPTPTPTGYPANTASYDAATLPQVNVFAVIPELPVDDDAYGDFTGEHAVARGIGAPVFADPTTQPVAYLPSEFPYDGTTVPVVQKEENWVKVLLVGRQATPSHGNSAQVTGWLRTQDVELAPDDTVVEVSISARTVDIVRAGVTERVATDFAWGTPDTPTPVGRAFIMTTAVVPEFWYTRGHPIVYLSVQSPTLDGFGGADVAITAFHYHDERSGPISNGCIRLDSAAIDRLAQLPLGTPVVIRA
- a CDS encoding helix-turn-helix transcriptional regulator, translated to MLETSARLLRLLSLLQVRRDWTGPALAERLEVTTRTVRNDIDRLRRLGYPVEASPGVAGGYRLGETVTMPPMLLDDEEAVAMAIALRTATSATVEGMGEASVRALVKLQRLLPSRLRERVESLRVAALTIPTGGGRIDPGVLVTIAAACRNAERLRFSYEAHSGSTSSRDVEPYRLVTRDGRWYLFGWDRERAGWRTFRVDRIQLRLPVGPRFSPRATPPDDAIAAHVARGVDRGTWRFRARVVVHASAAYVRQRILIPIEITERGPDRSELVLGSDDPGMLALHLSMLDAEFDVIDAPALVAALRALAARLDRAAGAFVEPEPAATMPVRSER